In one Euleptes europaea isolate rEulEur1 chromosome 12, rEulEur1.hap1, whole genome shotgun sequence genomic region, the following are encoded:
- the LOC130485117 gene encoding beta-1,3-galactosyltransferase 5-like, which yields MAAHISGGPGNLLYYIYFPLFQMIIKIKVFLFTMAFAILCLSIFTMLNCTEVWSFFQKDASIFKRKDSDFFKLPDIDCSRNPPFLVILVTSRLGQIKSRMAIRETWGKERVIADKRIVTFFLLGNSLQSYNQLIVTAENLLFRDIIQKDFLDTYYNLTLKTLMGLEWVHKFCPQSSFVMKTDSDMFVNTYYLTELLLKRNKTTRFFTGVLKMHDGPIRDPGSKWYVSKEEYPENKYPPFCSGTGYVFSADVASHVYIVAKKVRFLKLEDVFVGLCLAELKIKPEMLHSEPTFFADRVEFSPCRYRKLITSHFVTATEMMVYWNGLERSMVEECPGVQ from the coding sequence cccatatctcggggggccctgggAATTtgctatattatatttattttcctctttttcaGATGATCATCAAGATAAAAGTTTTTCTTTTCACTATGGCATTTGCCATACTTTGTTTAAGCATATTCACAATGCTGAATTGTACTGAAGTCTGGTCATTCTTTCAAAAGGATGCATCAATTTTCAAGAGAAAGGATAGTGATTTTTTCAAACTGCCCGATATAGATTGCAGTAGAAATCCACCATTCTTAGTAATACTTGTAACATCTCGTCTTGGCCAAATTAAGTCCCGGATGGCTATCCGTGAAACGTGGGGCAAAGAAAGAGTAATTGCTGACAAACGCATTGTGACAttttttctcctgggaaactctTTGCAGTCCTATAACCAGCTTATTGTTACTGCAGAAAATTTACTATTTAGAGACATCATCCAAAAGGATTTTCTGGACACGTATTATAATTTAACTTTAAAGACACTGATGGGCCTTGAATGGGTTCACAAATTCTGTCCACAATCTAGCTTTGTCATGAAAACTGATTCTGATATGTTTGTTAATACCTATTACTTGACAGAACTCCTtttgaaaagaaacaaaacaaccaGATTCTTCACAggtgttttaaaaatgcatgaTGGTCCAATAAGAGATCCAGGGAGTAAATGGTATGTGAGTAAAGAAGAATACCCAGAGAATAAATACCCTCCATTTTGTTCAGGAACTGGTTATGTCTTCTCTGCTGATGTTGCTAGTCATGTGTACATAGTTGCAAAAAAGGTTCGTTTTTTAAAGCTGGAAGATGTGTTTGTAGGTCTGTGCCTGGCTGAACTCAAAATTAAACCAGAAATGCTTCATTCAGAGCCAACATTTTTTGCAGACCGGGTTGAATTTTCTCCTTGCCGCTACAGGAAACTTATCACAAGCCATTTTGTCACTGCTACTGAAATGATGG